The Azospirillum brasilense genome has a window encoding:
- a CDS encoding Rid family detoxifying hydrolase — MTDTIATDKAPAAIGPYAQARVAGGLLFVSGQLPIDPATGTFAGPDAPTQAARSLTNIAAIAEAAGTSLAKAVKMTVYVTDLTQFKAVNEVYAGFFQAPFPARSTVEVSALPLGASVEIDAVIAL, encoded by the coding sequence ATGACCGACACCATCGCCACGGACAAAGCCCCGGCCGCCATCGGCCCCTACGCCCAGGCCCGCGTCGCCGGGGGGCTGCTGTTCGTCTCCGGCCAGCTGCCGATCGACCCGGCCACCGGGACCTTCGCCGGCCCGGACGCGCCTACCCAGGCGGCGCGCAGCCTGACCAACATCGCGGCGATCGCCGAGGCCGCCGGCACCAGCCTGGCGAAGGCGGTGAAGATGACCGTCTACGTGACCGACCTCACCCAGTTCAAGGCGGTGAACGAGGTCTATGCCGGCTTCTTCCAGGCGCCGTTCCCCGCCCGCTCGACCGTCGAGGTGTCGGCGCTGCCGCTCGGCGCGTCGGTCGAGATCGACGCCGTCATCGCGCTTTGA